A window of Cryptomeria japonica chromosome 3, Sugi_1.0, whole genome shotgun sequence contains these coding sequences:
- the LOC131066353 gene encoding VQ motif-containing protein 4, giving the protein MTKSQAIPATPKQWGSVNSECRGLFKQSSPAHTFVEIDSHSFKELVQKLTGFSEDYEGQKLPVTMAARSSNKGCTVAATKSDGDCFAVVKNGIEMGPQKSALNLHIRRHFKRKLEIKLDRTDSRSTIRLAGDTEMSSPMTLPALVSSPITPLGIAEPFTSSSYYQCSSTPTSCNQSSYLEEEFTKASPNSLKRIPELLPLFPLHSSTEPNV; this is encoded by the coding sequence ATGACAAAGTCCCAAGCCATACCTGCAACTCCCAAACAGTGGGGTTCTGTGAATTCTGAATGTAGAGGATTATTCAAGCAGAGTTCACCAGCCCATACTTTTGTTGAGATTGATAGTCATAGCTTCAAGGAGCTTGTGCAGAAACTCACAGGTTTCTCAGAGGATTATGAAGGACAAAAGCTCCCTGTGACCATGGCTGCAAGAAGTTCAAATAAAGGATGTACAGTAGCAGCAACCAAATCAGATGGGGATTGTTTTGCAGTGGTGAAGAATGGGATTGAAATGGGTCCTCAGAAATCAGCCCTCAACCTCCACATAAGAagacattttaaaagaaaattagaGATTAAGTTGGATCGGACTGATTCTCGTAGTACAATTAGATTGGCAGGTGATACTGAGATGTCATCACCCATGACTCTCCCAGCACTGGTTTCCAGTCCAATCACTCCTCTAGGGATTGCTGAGCCATTTACTTCTTCAAGTTATTATCAGTGTTCTTCTACTCCGACTTCCTGTAATCAATCCTCATATTTGGAAGAGGAGTTTACAAAGGCTTCACCAAATAGTTTGAAAAGAATACCAGAGTTGCTTCCTCTGTTTCCTCTTCATTCTTCAACAGAACCCAATGTCTAA